From Lytechinus variegatus isolate NC3 chromosome 16, Lvar_3.0, whole genome shotgun sequence, the proteins below share one genomic window:
- the LOC121430363 gene encoding arylacetamide deacetylase-like: protein MNIGTKLLVFLAGTGILTAYVFFKPVPDGFADATQYRLAATLMQVFGNINYVKMCLRDRRCPNVFEEILDTFAIGKGFFVDPPEEVPGSNIRSRMTSFDGIKVRVYEPIKRDGEGEMPAFLYFHGGGLAVGSIDLYDPAMRMIAERVDAIGIAVTYRLAPDHVFPAAFDDAFAATKWFLDHAREFGVDPRRVALMGDSAGGLLTALVSGAITDEPSLPDIKLQVLLYPWIQSFDLNTPSMQKARCQKGDFGQIPDLASIMPYFVTAYVFGNHDDHLVRMIQANNHTSAAFKQSEFYQKHLSHDIIPSHMKPDCYVPPASYDVGDDEIWDSMKDVLTSTKYSPLYREDFTNLPRAFVATVGYDCIRDDGIFYARRLDDSGVPVKWVNYEKGYHGIPWFGEKAFEIGRQMADDFIDYMKEHL, encoded by the exons ATGAACATCGGGACAAAACTGCTCGTATTTCTTGCGGGAACGGGAATCTTGACTGCCTATGTCTTCTTTAAACCAGTTCCAGACGGTTTTGCCGATGCAACGCAGTACCGGCTAGCGGCGACTCTGATGCAAGTATTTGGGAATATT AATTATGTAAAGATGTGTTTACGGGACCGTCGATGCCCTAACGTCTTCGAGGAGATTCTGGATACCTTTGCCATAGGCAAAGGCTTTTTTGTGGACCCTCCGGAAGAAGTACCTGGGTCAAACATCAGGTCAAGGATGACGTCATTTGATGGTATCAAGGTCAGAGTGTATGAGCCAATCAAGAGAGATGGTGAAGGGGAAATGCCAGCATTCTTGTACTTTCATGGCGGAGGTCTGGCAGTTGGCAGCATCG ATCTTTATGATCCTGCCATGCGAATGATTGCTGAAAGAGTAGACGCTATTGGGATTGCTGTTAC ataCCGTCTAGCTCCTGATCATGTGTTCCCTGCTGCTTTCGATGATGCATTTGCAGCTACAAAATGGTTCCTTGACCATGCTCGTGAGTTCGGCGTTGATCCCAGGAGAGTCGCGCTAATGGGGGACAGTGCCGGCGGTCTTCTCACTGCCCTCGTATCTGGTGCGATCACGGACGAGCCTTCCTTGCCCGACATCAAGCTACAGGTCCTACTGTATCCTTGGATTCAGAGCTTCGACCTAAACACTCCATCCATGCAGAAGGCACGATGTCAGAAAGGTGATTTCGGACAAATCCCTGACTTGGCTAGCATCATGCCGTACTTCGTCACAGCCTATGTCTTTGGCAATCACGACGACCACCTTGTCCGGATGATTCAAGCGAATAACCACACCTCTGCTGCCTTCAAGCAATCAGAATTCTACCAGAAGCACCTTAGCCACGACATCATCCCATCCCACATGAAACCAGATTGCTACGTTCCTCCGGCATCGTACGACGTCGGTGACGACGAGATCTGGGATAGCATGAAGGACGTTTTGACCTCGACGAAGTACTCGCCGCTCTATCGGGAAGACTTTACTAACTTGCCTCGCGCGTTCGTCGCAACTGTCGGCTACGACTGTATACGCGATGACGGGATATTCTACGCCAGACGTTTGGATGATTCGGGCGTACCGGTGAAGTGGGTGAATTATGAAAAGGGTTATCATGGAATTCCATGGTTTGGAGAAAAAGCGTTTGAAATTGGAAGGCAGATGGCAGATGATTTTATCGATTATATGAAAGAACATCTCTGA